CCGGTCCGATCCGGACGCGGAAGGGCCGGACCGTGCGCAAGTCGCCCCCTCCGATGAAGAGGTCCAACGAGTCCGCCGCGATCACCGTCCCGTCCTCGCTTTCCATACGGCCGGAGGCGAGGAGCGCGACGCCGGGGCCGGCGCCGGAGAGACGAAGGGAGGGAGCGCCGGAGCTGTCGCCGGCGGCGGGGAGGCGGACCGAAGCGCGGAGAGTGTCGAGCCGGACCGGGCCCGCGCGCAATCCCTCGGCGAAACGGAGGTCCGCGGAGAGTCCTTCCGCGTCCTGCAGGAAGATTCCGTCGAAACGCGACGCTTCGATCGTTCCGGTTCTCGCCCATCCATGAAAGGAACCCGAGCCTTCCGCCGACCCGGCCCCTCCTCGTAATTCTCCCTCCGCATCGAGAGAGAGATCGAGATCGCCCGGAAGGGCGGGAAGGACACGTCGCGGGAAATCGGGACCGGTGAGGGCAAGGCGGGCCCGCGCCCGCCACCCGTTCGATTCCTTTACTCCCTGTCCATCCATCCGAAAACCGTCCAGGACCACGCGCGCCGTATCGATCGCGATCCGGTCCCCCTCGCCGCGCACGCGGATCAGGGCCGTGTCGAGCCATGCCGTCGCGCTCAGGTCGAGCCTCGCGTCCAAGCCGCGTCCCCCGGCGTCTCCGGAGAGGGAGGCGCGGATGGTCCCCTCCACCGGACCGAAATCGCCCATTTCCGCGCCGGGAGCGAGCGCCGCGAAGGTTCTCGGTCCCGGCAGGCGGAGATCCCCCGCAATATCGACCCGAGGGCTCCCCCCCTCGTTCGCGATCTCCCCGCGGATCGTCGCCCGGAAGGGTCCCTCCCTCCGCCAGGCGGCCCGCACCGAATCGACGACGGCCGGGCCCCTTTTCGCCCCGGCGCGGAGGAGGGGAGGCGGAGGCTCGCCGCCTCGCCACTCGACGCGGAAGCTCCCCGAACCCTCTCGCGCGACTCGGCCGTTCACCGACCACTCGCCCGGCTCGCCGAAGAGAGAGAGGTTTTCGAATTCGTAACCCGCCCCGCCGGAGGCACGCCGGATCGTCCCCTCGCCGAGCCGCCCGGGGGCGTCCCCCGGCGACCCTCCCACGGCCCAAAGGGCGATCGGGGTCACCCGCGCCTCCGCCTCGTCGCCGGAAAGATCGATGGATAAACCAAAAGCGAGCCCGTGGTCCAGGGCGCGGGCGCGCAGCCGCGCCGTGACCGGCGCGCGGAGTCCCTCCGGCGCTTCCGCCTCGAAGCGGAGCGTATCGACAAGTGTTCCCCGGAAACGGGCGCTCATCTCCGCCGCCGCCGTGAGTCGCGGCGCTCCGACCGGGCCCTCCGCTCGAACGGTCAGGTCGGCGCGCGGGTTCTCCACGTCACCCGGGGCCTCCCCGAAACCGAACATGGCGAGCCCCTCCGTCCCCCGGATACGCGCCTCCGCGCGGGCGTCGATTTCCCCCTCCCGCAGCGTCCCGCGCGCGGAGAGAACCGCGTCGGCGAGACGGATCACCAGGCTGTCCAAATCGAGCGTCCCTTCGTCGTATCGGACGGCGAAACCCCCTCCCCGCAGGAACGCGCCGGGCGTCCACTCGCCGGAGAGGCGCGCCCGCTTCGCCGGCGGCAGCGCCGCCCCGCCTTGGAGGCGGATCGCGAGAGACGCGGGAGGGAAAGGACGGGCGCCGGCGCGAACGGGAACCGCACCCTCCGGCACGTCGAGGTTTCCCTCGAAACGGAGCCCCGCGACGCGCCCCCCGGCGCGCTCCAGCGCGCACCGAAGATCGAGCGCCGCCCCATCCGACCGCGAATCCTCCTCCACCCGCGCGGTAAGGAGGAAACGATCCTCCCCCTCACCCTCGACGAGAAGACGAAGCGCCCGGTCCGCGCCGAACCGGAGAAAAACACTTCCCGACGGAGACGCCGTTTCGGGATCGAAAAGAAACGTCCCCCCCTCGACGCTCCAGGCGCCGCCGCCGTCCTCCGCGTCGAGGCGGTCGACGCGCGCGAACGGCGCGCTCCCCGGAAGGAGCCGCACGCTCCCCTCCAGGCGCGTCCGCAGAATCGTCCGCCCGGGCGCGACCACCAAGAAGGGCGCATCCAACCGGGCGGAGTCGATTCGCAGTGACGGGAGAGCGGCTCCCCCCTCTTTCTCCCCCTTTCCGCCGCCGGACCCGACACGGGAACGGATCGCCGGCAGGTCGGCCCGAAGACCTTTCACGTCGATGGTTCGTATGTATATCTCTCGATGAAGAAGCGCTCTTATGTCCGCCTCCAGCCGGAGGTGATCGAAGACGAGCAGCGTGTCTCCGCCGTCGGTCCAGGAGAAGAAACCGGCTTCGAGCCGCCCGAGACCGGACCAACGCGCTTCACGCACGTCCAGAGAACCGGGGATCCGCCGGTCCGCCCAGCGGATCGTCTCCGTGAGGATCTTGTTTCGCGCCGGAGCGAGGGAGAGGATGAGAACCGCCGCGACCGCCGCCGCGACGAAAGCCGCCGCGACGAAAACCGCCGTCCGCAGAATCCTTCTTCCCTTACGAACCTCGCTCACGTCTTCCTCTCTCGGCGGGGGCCTTCCCCCGCGCGGTCAGTACGGGTTGCCGATGGACAGATGGAACACCCAACCCGGTTGGTCTTTCTCCTTGTCGGTCAGACGAAAACCGACGTCGGCGCGAATCGGACCAACCGGTGTCCTCACCATCATGCCCGGGCCGATCGCCGCCTCCATGTCGCGCCAATCGATCTCGTCGCGGCGGCTCCACACCTGGCCGGCGTCGGCGAAAAACGCCCCCCGGAAGCGCCAGAAGAGGGGGAACCGCGCTTCGACGGAAAACTCCGCCTTCGCCTCGCCGCCGAGCGGCGCGCCCTCGTCGTCCAGGGGACCCAGCTTCCGGCGCCGGAAACCGCGCATCGTGTTCGCCCCTCCCGAATAAAACCGCTTGTTCGGGAGAAGATCCGGCGAATCGCCCAGAGGACGCGCGATCCCGATACCGGCCCGCGCCGCCAGCACGGCGCCGACCGGGGCGGCGTGGTAGCCGGCGAGGGAAGCCTCGGCCGACGCGTAGGGACTGTCGGTCCACGGCCCCGGCGGCGACCATTCGAGGGCGAAAAAGGCGACCGTTCCCGCCGTCGGGTCGAGCCGGTCGTTGCCGCCGTCCCGTTTTCCCTCCAACCGGAACGCGCCCAGAATCCCCCCCTCTTCGACGAAGGCGTCCGGCGCGTCGGTCGTGACGTTTACGTCCACTCGGGAGAGGGAGACGCCGGCGCTCAAAGTCGAACGGAGGCTCGGCCTGTGCGTCCCGCCGACACGAAAGGAGAGGCTGAGCAGATCGTAGCTCTCCTCCCACTCCCTCGTCGCGGAAAGCGAAAGATCGCCCCGAAGACGGGGCAGAAAGAGCGCGGGCCACCAGAGCGATCCGCCGGCGTTCTGCCGGTAGCGCGACGCGGAGACGCCGATCGCCCCTCCCCTCCCGCGCCGGAGCAGGTTTCGGTGCTCCCATCGCGCCGAGCCTCGAAGCAGATCGTCGGTCCAATAGCCGATATCGACGCTGACGGTGCGGTGCCGGCGCTCCGCCAACGCCGCGACCAGGTCGAGCGTGTCTCCATCCGCCGGGGCCGTCTCCACGCGTATCCGCCGGAAGAGCTGCAGAATGCGTATCGCGTCCCCGGCCTCGCGGATCCTCTCCGGCGAGTAAAGCACCCCGCGTGGAACGGTGATCGTTTTCCGCACCAGAGGAACGAGATCCTCCGACGCCCCCTCGACGCGGACTCCGCCGAGATGGAAAACGGGACCGGGATCGGCGCGGAAGAGCACGCGGACCGATCCATCCCCCTCCCGCTCCACGGAGGACTCCAAGACGGCGTCGGCGTACCCGTTCTCCTTTAGTGTCTCCCGGGCCGTATGCGTCGCTTCGGAGAGGGCGTCCTCGGTGAAAACGTCCCCGGCCCGGATCGGCGAGCGCTCGCGAATGATCGGGTCGAGCGGCGCCGGGAAACCCTCCAGATCGAAGGCGGCGACGCGCGCCGCCGGGCCGGGGTCGACGGTGAGGACGACCCGCACGTTCCGGTAGCCGCCCACGATCTCGGCGCGCGCGCCGACCCGCGCGTAGGGATACCCGTTCCGCGCCAGAAAGAGGCGGGTCCGGCGGAGGTCTTCCTCCACTATGCTCGGGTAGAGCAGGGGGCGATTCACGCGGAATCGCTTGATGCGCGAAGGGACGGAGAGGCCGCGTTGGAGGCGCGCCGCCAGGTCGCGGTCGACGCCCTCGATGCGGAACTCGGCCACGTTCCATCCCTTGTACCCCTCGATCTCACGGGACGCCGCGACGGAGGGGGACGCCGGCGCGAGAACCGCCAAGGTCGCCGCCACAAAAAGAAAAAGAATCGCTCCGGGAAAGCGCACGTCCGCCATCGCTCCGTCTTCGGTCGGTTCGGTGAAAAACGCCGCCCCCGCCCGATTCGGCGGGAACCGCATCCTCGCATTCTAACAGCACGGGAAAAGGGGCCACAGGGAATCCCGGGTGGGGCGCCGCTACCGGAGAAGAACCATCTTGGCGGAAGCAGAGACGCCATGCGCTTCCGCGCGGACGAAATAGACGCCGGACGCGGCCGGCCTGCCCGCGCCGTCCCTCCCGTCCCAACGCATGGCATGGGCGCCCGACGGGAGGCGGCCCTCGAAAACCAACCGCACCAATCGCCCGGTCGGGTCGTACACCGCGACACGGGAGTGGGAGGGGAAGGAGAGGTCGAAGCGAATCTCGGCGAAGGGGTTGCAGGGATTCGGACGGACGGGGGCGATCCGTATCGCCGCGGGCGCGCGGCCGCCGGCCCATGGCCCCACGCCGGTCGCCCCGGCGATCGGAAGGCTCAGGATCTCCACGTCATCCAAGTTCCAGCCGCAGCATCTTCCCGCGCCGTCCGTGGGCCCCATGGTCCACCGGAGCCGGACTTCCGGCCGGTCGTCCGCCCAGTAAGAGATATCGTGTTCACACAAAACCCACCCGGTGTCGGCCGTCATCGACACGTTCGCCCAGAGGAGAAACCACTCCGCCCCGTCCGGGGAGACCTCCAGTGAGGCGGCGTCCTTCTGCGGACCCTCCACGCCGAGCCAGCGGCGATAACGGAGCCGCACGCCGAAACGGCCGCCGCAATCGATCGGACCGGTGGTGAGCCGCCTCTCCGGCAGATCGTTCGGATAGTCTCCCTCCAGCGCGTAACCGAACACGCGCGCCCCCGTGAAACCGGCCGCCGGGTCCGCCCCTCCCGTCTCGCCTCCCCCTCCCGCCGGCACGCCCCATGCCCACTCCCCCTCGGCGTCCCAGCCCGGATCCGCGTCCATCGTCCACTCGACCTGCGGCGCCGGGTCTCCCACCGCGAGCACCGCGGGGAGGGTCGTCTCTCCCAGCCCGTCGGTCCGGTTGACGAAACGGATCGACGTCGCGTGCGCCCCCGCCGGGAGCGCCGAAGCGGAAGGATCGACCCGGAGGAGAACGGTCGCCGCCGCGCCGGGCGGAAGCACGCCCTCCGTGGTCCCCAGGATCGCCAACCAGGAGACGGGCGGATCGATTTCGACCGCGTAGTCGATCGTTTCTCCGCCTCGCGTCCTCACGGAATACGACCGCATCGCCGGGACGAAGGGTCCTCCCACCGGTCCGGAAGCGCCGAATCCGCTCATGGGTGAAACTTCCAATCCGGCGAGACGCGCGTACGCCTTGATGCAAAAGTTGGCGGTCGAATCGATCGTGGTGAGGTCGATCCATCGTCCGGCGTCCCGATAGAGGCTCTCACCGGTCCGAGCGCGTGACTCGACCAGCGGCCGGCCGGACGACCCGAGAAGAACCGGCACGTCGGAGGTGCGGTCGTAGGGATGCCCCCCCGCGGAGAGAAGCACCCGCACGTTGAAGGGAAGACCGGCGGAAAGGGACGCGGTCCGGTTCAGATCGACGACATGAACCCCCGGCCTCTCGAAGAAACCCTTCGCCTCGGCGAGGATCCGGCCCGTCCTTCCGTCCTCCACGTAGGCCGCCCACTCCACGTTCTCCGCGGCGGTGACGAAACCGACCGCGCCGATCCGCTCGTCCTCTCCGGCGACGAATCGGTTGCGCGCCTCCTTCACCCCTTCGAGGACGTCCCTCCACCCGTGCAGATCGTGATGGTAGACGTGATCCCACCCGGTCCGCCTCACGTCGCGGAAAAGCACGGCGCCCATCCACGGTTCGCTCCCGCACCAACGGTCGAAGTAGGAGATCCAGAAATAACCGGCGAGCCCCCACTCGTCGCCGTGGCTGTTCTTGCAAAGCCAGGCGCCCGGTTCCGGCGCGGCGGTGGCTTTTGCGTCGTCCCAACCGACGATCGCCACGGCGTGGTTCGGCGGATGATCGTCCCCCGGCGGCTGGTAGTGCGCGTTGTCGTGCATGTAGTCGGAGTCGAAAAGCATGCAGGCGGCGACCGGCCCGTACTCCATCACCGCCCTCTTGATCCGGTCGACGCGCGCCGAGTCCGGTCCGGCGGTGAGCCATTCGACGTGGCGCGGCGCGTAATAATGGTAGGACGATCCGACCCGGAGCGGGGGCGCCCCGTAGGATTGCCCCTCCCCATTCCGCACCGCCCCCTCGCCGCGGGCGAGATAGGCGGCGGCGACCAGGTAATCCCCTCCCTGATGCACCGTGAGCCCGCTCACCGAGGGGTCCGGCAGATCGCCGTTCCAATAGCGGTTGAATCCGTTCCACCAGTCCAGATGGTACTCCGCGAGATCCGGCTCCCCCGCTTCCCCCTCCTCCACCCACACCCCGGTCCGGAGGAGATTCCCCTCCAGGGCGGCCATCGTCGCGTGCGCCCAGCAGGTCCCCCCGATCTGGCTTTTCACGGAAGTGACGTAGGAGATCCCTTCCACGTCGCGGAGGTCGTAGGAGGGGGGCGGATCGGCGGCGGCGATGGCGCTGGTGGCGCACGGGAGAAACCCGGCGAGGAGGAGCGCCGCGATAAATGGGGGCGCGCGCATGCGTTCCCTCCGGGGGCCGTACGGGGACGGGGAAAAAACGGCGCCGGCTCGGCCCGGGCGGGCGCCCGACTCTTCTCCCCGACCCGGACCGGGGACCCGAGTCGTCTAAAAAAAAGGTGGGTTCGGATGACTTTTGCTGGTGTAATTATACCCGATTCATTAAGTTACGACAAGAGGGGCGCCGCGCGCGGCGCCTCCCCGTAACCGGACCTTCTAATAAGCACAGACGTTCCTCCCGGCGCCGAACATCGGATCGAAGAGATGCGCACCTATTTGGATTGCTACCCCTGTTTCATGCGGCAAGCCCTCGACGCCCTCGGCCGGATCACCGAAGACGAGGAGGAGCAGCTCCGCATCTTGCAGGGGGTGACCGAGGAGATCGCCTCCTTCGACCCGACCAGCACCCCGCCGGAGATGGCGCAACGCATCCACCGCATACTCCGCCGCGAGACCGGCCTGGACGATCCCTATCGAGAGGCGAAGGAGGAGAGCACCCGGCACGCCCTGGCGCTTTATCCCGAGCTGAAGAGGATCGTGGAGGAATCGGACGATCCTCTCGAGACGGCGATCCGCGTCAGCGTGGCGGGGAACATCATCGATCTGGGCGCGACGGCGGAGTACGACCTGGAGGGCGGGATCGAACGCGCGCTGAAACAGGACTTCGCCGTGCACGACATCGGGCAATTCCGCGCGCGGTTGGCGGAGACGGAGCGCCTCCTTTTCCTGGGTGACAACGCGGGCGAGACCGTCTTCGACCGCGTGCTGATCGAGACGCTCGGCAGGCCGGTGGATTACGCGGTGCGGGGAGCGCCGGTAATCAACGACGCCACCCGGGAGGACGCCGCCGCCGCCGGACTGGACCGCGTGGCCCACGTCATCGACAACGGATCGGACGCGCCGGGCACTCTTCTCCCGTTCTGCTCCGAGGAGTTCCGGACCGTCTTCCACGAGGCGGGGCTCATCCTCGCCAAGGGGCAGGGGAACTACGAATCGCTCAGCGAGGAACCGGCCCCCCTCTTCTATCTGCTCCAGACCAAATGCCCTGTGATCGCGCGCGACCTGGGCGTTCCGGTTCAAAGCCTCGTTTTCAAGAGGAACGGCGCGGGCGACGCCGAACGTTCCGCCTCGAACCACCCCGTCGCCTAAGGGGCGGGGTCGATCTCCCGTCCGCTCCACCCGAGGATTTCGCGCACGCGCTCCGCCGCCGCCCGACCTTCCTCCGGCGCCGCGCCCCAATCGGTCCTCCTGAGGAGAAGGTCCTCCATCGTGAGAACCGACTCCTCCTCGATCAGCGCGCGGAGCGGTCCGGCGAGATCGGCCGGGTCCCCCTCCAGGAGCGGACGAGGGTCGACCGGGTCCGGCGAGGATCGCGCCGGGGGGCGTTCGGCGGCCGTCGCGAGTGAAGCGGGCGCGCCGGGGAAGGCGAGGCGCACCGCCTTTTCCGCCACGAGACGCGCGGTTGTGTACTTTACGCCCGAAACGGTGATGACGCCTCGCGGGCCGCCGGCGCGCCCATGATCGCGGATCACCTCCCGGACCGCCAGGTCGTCCGTACCCTCCCGGCGCACCGGCAGATAACCCGCGTACACGCGGAGAACGTGTTCCGGTCCCGCTTCGAGACCGGGGGCGGCGCGGTTCAGATCCTCCAGAAGCTCCTTCCGCTCGGCTTCCGTCGGCCGGGGCGGTCCCTCCGCGTCCGCGCGCGGGACGTGGAGCGTTCCGGCGAAAACCCGCCCGCGGCGAGGCGTCAGGAAGTAGGTGCGCGCCCCCGGGCCGGGAGGGGCGACGGCGAGCGCCGCCGGCGACGGCGGCGGCCTGTCGAGAAGCACGTTCACCGCGAGGGAAGGGCGGAAGAGGGCGGGGATGTCCCCGTCGAAACGGGCTGCGAAGCGCCGGCAGGCGGGACCCGCGCAATTCAGCACGCGGTCGGTCCGGAAAAGGAGTTCCCGCCGCGCGACCCGGTCGAAGGCGCGCACCCCCGCCGCGGCGGCGTCCCGTATGTCCAGGTCGAGCGCTTCGGTGTAATTGAGCGCCACCGCGCCGAGCGCCGACGCCCGGCGCAGGGTCTCCATCAGAATCCGCGGCGCGCTGATCATCGCGCCGTCGTGCCATACGCCGCCGCCGAGCAGGCGGCGCCCGGCGGCGCCCGGCCAGAGACGGGCCGTCTCCTCCGGCGCGAGGGTTTCGCCGTTCGGAAGCCGGCGGTCCGGGCGGACTCCGTCGTTTCTCCGGCGCGACAAAAATCCATTCATGGCCAAAGCGATTCGAAAGAAAAAAGGACGCTTGAGCCCTCCGCCGCGGAGCGGCATCAGGCAACGGAGCGGCTCCACTCCATCGGGATAATCGAGAAAGAAACGACGCCTCTCGGCGACGGATTCCCGGAAGCGGGGCAGATCCAGGGTCTGCAGATAGCGGAGCCCGCCGTGGATCACGCTGAGCGAGTTGGCGCTCGTGCCGCCGCCGAAGTCGCCCCTCTCCAGGAGCAAACCCCTCCGGCCCCGTCGCGCCGCCTCGAGCAGGACGAAGGCGCCGTAGATGCCGCCCCCGATCACCACCAGGTCCCAGCGCTCTCCGGCCGCCCCCTCGGGATCCCGATCGATCAAACCGACCACCTCTCCCGCCAGTCCTCGAAGACGAGCATCGTCCAGAGAACGTGGCTGTGGTTCTCCCGCCCCTCCAGATGTTCCCGGACGAGGCGCTCCACCGTCTCTCCGCGAAAGACCCCCTCGCGGCGGATTCTCTCCGGCGCGAGCCGATCCAACAGGAGTGGTTTCAATTCGCGCCGCAGCCAGTGTTTGATCGGTATGCTGAAGCCCTCCTTGGGGCGGTCCACGCAGCGCGGCGGAACATGGCGGCGGGCGACCGATTTGAGGAGCCTTTTGGTCTTCCCGCCGGAAACCTTGAGACGGGAAGGCATCCGGAAAGCGAGCTCCACCAGCTCCCGATCGAGGAGGGGAACGCGCGCCTCCAGAGAGCAGGCCATGCTCATCCGGTCCACCTTGACCAGACAGTTGTCGACGAGATAGCTGCGGGCGTCCACGAAAAGGGCCCGGTCCGTCTCGTCCCGTCCCTCCGCCTCGCGCCGCAGGTCCAGCACGTGCGTCTCCGCCGGACGGGCGAGGGCGGCGAGCGCTTCGTCGGTGAAGAGGGCGCGGCGGAGCGCGTCGCCCGCGAAGATCCGCCAACGCGCGTGCCCCAGCGCCCGGTCCTCCGCCATCCCCTGCGCGAAGCGGCGCGCCTTGTTCACGAAACCTTTCTTTTTCGGGCTCGGCGGAAGGGCGAGCACCGCCGGTTCCAGGACACCCCGCCGGATCCAGCGCGGGATCCTCTCCCAGAGCACCGCCTTTTCGCGGGCGAGATAGGTCTCGTAGCCGCCGAAAAGCTCGTCGCCGCCGTCGCCGGTGAGCGCCACCGTCACTTCGTCGCGCGCGAGGCGGGAGACGAGATAGGTCGGGAAGACGGAGAAGTCGCCGATCGGATCGTCCAGGTGCGGCATCAGCTTTTCAAAGAGATCGCCGATGTCGGGGCGGATCGTCTCGCTCCGGTTCGACACGCCCAGGTGCTCCGCCACGGCGCGCGCGTGGGGGAGTTCGTTGTAGGTCGGGTCGTCGAAGCCGATGCTGAAGGTGCGCGCCTCTCCCATCGCCGCGACCACCAGGCTGCTGTCCACGCCGCCGGAGAGGAGCGCGCCGAGAGGAACGTCGCTCACCATCTGGCGCCGCACGCACTCGCCGATTTTTCCGTCCACCGCGTCCTCCCACTCGGCGTCGGTGCGGGGCTCCGCGCCGCCGTACGCCTCGCCGGGCGGGGGGATTCGCCAATACCTTTCCCGCCGCGCCTCGAGGGAACGGAGGTCGAGGTCGAGGAAGGTCGCCGGTTCCAGCTTGTGAACTTCACGCATCAAGGTACCGGCGCCGGGCACGTACTCCCAGGCGAGAAGCTCGGCGAGCCCCTCCAGGTCGAGAGAAGGACGGATCAAACCGGAGGCGAGCAACGCCTTGACCTCCGACCCGAAGAGAAAGAGGCCGGGTGCGGCGGACCAGTAAAGCGGCTTGATCCCCATGTGGTCGCGGGCGAGAAGAAGGCGGGCGCGCCGCTCATCGTGCAGGGCGAAGGCGAACATGCCGTTCAGGAGGGGGAGCATCCCCTCGCCCCGTTCTTCGTAGAGGTGGACCAGCACCTCCGTGTCCGCGGCGGTGCGGAAGCGGTGTCCCCGCCCTTCCAGATCGCGCCGGAGCTCCCGGTAGTTGTAAATCTCGCCGTTGAAGACGACGCGGATCGAACCGACCTCGTTCGCGATCGGTTGGCCGCCCCCCTCGACGTCGATCACCGCGAGCCGGCGCATGCCGAGCCCCACGTTGCCGCGCGTTTCGATCCCCTCGCCGTCCGGACCGCGGTGCACGAGCGCGGCGCACATCGCCCGTATCCGCTCCTCCTCCGGCGGCGGCGATCCCGGCGCGACGGCGATGCCGGCGATGCCGCACATCAGAGAACCCTCCCGAGCAGGGCGCCGATCTTCCCCTCGTACGCCTCCCGGCCGTAGTGTTCCCGATAGCGTTCCCGCGCGGCCGCCGCGATTCTCTCCCTCGTCTCCCCGTCGTCGAGGGCCGCCGCGATCCCCGCCGCCATCGACTCGGGATCCGGATCGACCAGAATCGCCGTTTCGTCGTCCAGCACCTGCGTGTGGGAGCGGATCCGGGTCGCCACCAGAGGGACGCCGCGCGCCATCAACTCGTACAGCTTGAGCGGCGTGTTGGTGCCGCTGATCCTCGGCGAAACGACCAGGTCCGCCGAGTCCAGAAGGCGGCGGGCGGCGGCGACCGGAATCCGGCCGTGCACCGCGCAACGCTCACCGAGCCCGAGGGCGGCCGCGGCGCGACGCGTCTCCTCCACCTGCTCCGGCGCGCCCCCGACGACGAGAAGCCGCGCCCCCGGGGCGCGACCGCCGAGCCGCGCGAAGGCGCCGAGCAGCAGGTCGATCCCTTGATAAGCCTCGAATGTTCCGGCATAAACCACCAGCGGTCCGTCCTCGGCGACCGGGAAAGGCGGCTCGTCCCCTCCCTCCGCTTCGGCGCGCGCGAGCTTCACCGGATCGAAGAGGGAGTTCTCGATCAGGAAATGGCGGTCCGCGGGAACGCCGACGGCGAGTGCGTACTCCGCCAGCTCCGGACAGATGGTGATCACCGCGTCGCTCCGGCGGAGCGCGCTCCTCTCCAGCCGCTCCAGCAGGCCGATCCAAAAACGGGACCGGGTGAAGCGGAAGTTGGTCATCTGCTGGGGAAGGCTGGAGTGCATGTCGTAGACGAGGCGGTAACGGAAGAGCGGCTTCAGAAACAAGGCGAGGAAGACCGCCTCTTCGTGGGCGTGCACGAAGCGGTACCTCCGGCGGAGGAGCGCGCCGATCATGCGGAAGAAGAGAACCCCGTCGAGAAAGAACTTGAGCGGCGAAGGACCGATCCGCACCGTTCCGAGGAAACGAAAGGCGGGAATGCGGAGAATCCGCACCCCCGGGATCGACACGTCCTCCCCCTGCC
This window of the Candidatus Eisenbacteria bacterium genome carries:
- a CDS encoding glycosyltransferase family 4 protein → MKGKSRVLVVAPQPFFSPRGTPFSVYYRTLVMAGKGLSIDLLTYGQGEDVSIPGVRILRIPAFRFLGTVRIGPSPLKFFLDGVLFFRMIGALLRRRYRFVHAHEEAVFLALFLKPLFRYRLVYDMHSSLPQQMTNFRFTRSRFWIGLLERLERSALRRSDAVITICPELAEYALAVGVPADRHFLIENSLFDPVKLARAEAEGGDEPPFPVAEDGPLVVYAGTFEAYQGIDLLLGAFARLGGRAPGARLLVVGGAPEQVEETRRAAAALGLGERCAVHGRIPVAAARRLLDSADLVVSPRISGTNTPLKLYELMARGVPLVATRIRSHTQVLDDETAILVDPDPESMAAGIAAALDDGETRERIAAAARERYREHYGREAYEGKIGALLGRVL
- the asnB gene encoding asparagine synthase (glutamine-hydrolyzing), with the protein product MCGIAGIAVAPGSPPPEEERIRAMCAALVHRGPDGEGIETRGNVGLGMRRLAVIDVEGGGQPIANEVGSIRVVFNGEIYNYRELRRDLEGRGHRFRTAADTEVLVHLYEERGEGMLPLLNGMFAFALHDERRARLLLARDHMGIKPLYWSAAPGLFLFGSEVKALLASGLIRPSLDLEGLAELLAWEYVPGAGTLMREVHKLEPATFLDLDLRSLEARRERYWRIPPPGEAYGGAEPRTDAEWEDAVDGKIGECVRRQMVSDVPLGALLSGGVDSSLVVAAMGEARTFSIGFDDPTYNELPHARAVAEHLGVSNRSETIRPDIGDLFEKLMPHLDDPIGDFSVFPTYLVSRLARDEVTVALTGDGGDELFGGYETYLAREKAVLWERIPRWIRRGVLEPAVLALPPSPKKKGFVNKARRFAQGMAEDRALGHARWRIFAGDALRRALFTDEALAALARPAETHVLDLRREAEGRDETDRALFVDARSYLVDNCLVKVDRMSMACSLEARVPLLDRELVELAFRMPSRLKVSGGKTKRLLKSVARRHVPPRCVDRPKEGFSIPIKHWLRRELKPLLLDRLAPERIRREGVFRGETVERLVREHLEGRENHSHVLWTMLVFEDWRERWSV